TGATACTAAATAATCGGGAAAATGGTTCAATACAAGCAATTCTAAATGGCACTGTATTAACGAATATGCGAACTGGTGCTATTGGTGGAGTTGCGATTAAATATTTAGCACTTGAAAATGCCGCTTCTGTTGGTTTAATCGGTACAGGTACCCAAGGATTTCATCAATTGATTGCTGCCTGTACGGTCAGAGATATCAAGCATATCTATTTATGGAGTCGAACACCTTCCAAATTACCATCCTTTGTTCATAATTTAAAAAAGCATATCGCAAATGATATCAAAATCCATATCGTAAATAATACTTCTGAGTTAGTATATGAAGCTGACATCATTATTACAGCTACAACCTCTAATACACCTGTTCTTCCTGATATTCAAAATATTTATAACGGCAAACTTCTGATTGGTATCGGGTCCTATCAACCACAAATGAGAGAGTTTTCGGATGCGGTCTATCAAAATTTAGATGTTATATATATCGATACTTTAGATGCTATCCATGAAAGTGGAGATGTTATCGACCCTATTCACAATCATTGGATCACAGCAACACAAGTCATACCTTTTTCGAAAGTGGTGACACATAAAGTGAAGCCTACCCTCTCCGAATTTCAGCCGACAGTCTTCAAATCAACAGGTATGGCCCTCTTTGATTTAGTGGTTGGTCAAGTTATCTATGAAAAAGCTTTAAATCAACAAATTGGTCAATCAGTTCACCTATAATTTTTCTTTACCTTATGAAAGGGTAGCTGTTTTCCCTTATCTATCTTCTTGAATTTACCGAAAAAAAGAAGTCTAGCTTTTTTAGCCTCCTCACATTCTTCGGGATGAATCTTAGTGCCTGTAAATGCAGGATAATAAGGAGATGATCGATTGAATACGATTGTTTTAGTTGAATTTATCCTCTACTGTGTATTTATGTTAGGAATTGGGTATTTCTTTAGCCGAAGGGATATGGGACATTCTGATTTTCTATTAGGTGGCAAGAAAATACCAGGATGGGTGTTAGCTTTTTCTGAACGAGCAACAGGTGAATCTGCTTGGCTACTTCTTGGATATACAGGATTTGTCTATTCAACAGGATTATCTGGAATATGGGTGGCTATTGGTATTGCTCTTGGTATCGTATTTTCATGGCTATTTTTAGCGAAAAGATTTATGCAAGATGCAGAAAAATATCAGGTGATGACGCTTCCAGGTTATTTAGCAAAAAGATTTCCAACCCATGGGAAGATCATTTTATGGATCGCTACTATTTTAATCTTTAGTTTTATGATGTTCTATTTTGGAGCACAAATTGCGGGAGCAGGCAAAACTCTCTTTACGGTATTCGGTATTCATACAACGGTCGGTATGATTTTAAGTATTGTCATCGTTATTCTCTTGTCGTACGCAGGTGGATTTGTGAGCGTTGCGTGGACAGACATGATCCAAAGCTTAATGATGCTTACTACATTAGTAGTCCTACCTATAGTTGCACTATATCATATTTATACAAGTGATTTATCCATCAGTCATGCATTAAGTACTTCTGGCTCCGAGATTAGCTCATGGACAGGCGGTGTTACAGGTTTTGCCTTAGGTTTATTATTATTCAATAATTTTGCTTGGTTCTTTGGTTTTCTTGGAGGGCAACCTCAACTAAGTTCTCGATTTATGGCATTGAAAAACAAGAAAGAAGCAAATACTGGTAGTATTGTTGCCATCGTTTGGACGATATTGGCTTATTCTGGTGCCTTCTTAATTGGGATAACGGCTATTACACTTTATCAAGATCAGCCATTTACAGATGTTGAAACAGTGCTTCCCTTTATGGCTCTTGATCTTCTTCCCCCTTGGATTTCTGGACTATTACTTTCAGGGATTCTTGCTGCCATTATCTCTACTGCTGATTCTCAACTTTTAGTCATGACAAGTTCGGTTAGTGAAGATATTGTCAATAAAGCACTAGGCAAAACACTAACAGAAAAGCAACTTGTGAAAATTTCAAGGATTACGATTGTTGTTGCAGGATTAGTAGGTTTAATGATTGCCTTAACATCAAAATCACTTGTGTACCTAGTGGTTAGCTGGGCTTGGGCTGGTGTTGGTTGCACCCTATCACCTGCTATTATTCTTACATTTATATGGAAACGTTACTCAGGTATTGGTGTTATTGCCACTATTATTACTGGCTTTGTTAGTACAGTTATTTGGATTTCAACACCTCTGGAAAATATCATAAGTTCACGCTTTACTACTTTTTTCATAGCCGCATTATTGGGAATTGTATTCAGCCTTCTATTCCCAGATAAACAAGAGAAAACAGAAGAAAAGAAAGGTGCTGATGAAATAATTGCTTCGTGAATTAATAAAAAAGTCCTCTTGTATAATGGACCATCAATCAATCATAAACTTTGCATCAAATAAGCGGTCATCGTAGAAAAGTTAAAAATTTAAAAAAAATCTACAATTCCACATATAATATGATAAAATAGCTTTTGAACAAAATAATTATTTACTAAATGTAAGAGAGGTACTAGACCAACCCTCTATAAAAAACTAGGGATTACTATATCTTTAGGATATAGTTTTTTTATTTTGCTAGGTTCCTTCTTATTTTTAGAAATATGGAAGGAGTGAGAGATATGGATTGTTTAAATAGTGAAAAGAAAGTTACATAATCAAATGAAACTTCCTTTAGTGAGGTTCCTCAAACCCACTAATATAGATTAACGTTTAATAAAAATTCACTATTTCAAAGGAGTCTTTTTCAATGAGAATTTTCTTATATCTCTTAGCAATTGTTCTAGCAAATGTTATCACAGCAAATTTTGCCCCACTTATACTTGGGATATTTATTATACCTTATGGCTCATTCCTAATCGGAGCTACTTTCATTTTACGAGATCTTGTACAAAATAAATATGGCAAGAAAAAAACGTATCTATTTATCGGACTTGCTTTACTACTATCTGCTATTTCTAGTTATTTATTAGGTGATACATTATGGATTGTCTTCGCCAGTGCAGTAAGCTTTGCAGTATCTGAGACTTCTGATACTGAAATATACTCTAGAATAAAAGCGTCCATCAGTATGAGAATTTTATATAGTGGTGTTGTTGGGGGGATCCTAGATTCTACGATTTTCGTCATCGTCGGATTGTCTCCACTTGGTGCAGGATTTGTTCCATGGGATGCTGTTTGGATGGCGATTTTAGGCCAAATCATCATTAAGATTGTGATGCAATTTTTGGGTGTTATGGTTCTTCAATTCACCCCTATCACCAAAGAACGCTTTGCGAATTAATAAAAATATCTAACAGATCTACCCAGTTGATTTTATTAAAAATCAAAAATCAATCTACAAAAGAACTAAATAGCAAGCAATTTATTAAGATGTTGCACATTTAACTAAGGCAGAATCATAAAGATTCTGCCTTTTGTAATTTTTTTAATAAGGAGATTTTATCTATCTCCTCCCTAATAGATAACCACATAATACCATAAAAGTAATTTGACCCTATTGCAGAATATAATCCCTACTATTGTATGACATCTATATGTATCACTCATTATGTAAAATTCCTACTGTAAAAAGAAAAAATGCAACTGCTCATATTGAACAGTTGCACTTTTACCCTATTGAGAACTATTTTTTCCTTTAATGAAATGAACCCACTTGAGTGTCACTCTTTAAAAGACTAAAAGTGATTAAGTCTTCATAGTGATCATACAACCATTGTCCACTACGCTTTATACCTTCTTGTATAAATCCCAATCTTAAAGGGATTGAGATACTTTTCTGATTATTAGCTGCACACTGTATTTCGATTCTATGTATACCTATTTTTTCAAAAAGATACTTTACTAGTGCTTTTACACTCTTCGTAATAATTCCTTTGCCTTGAGCATCCTCAGACAAAAAATACCCTATACTAGTTGCCTTGTTCTTCCAGTCAATATAGTGTAGCCCAATCATACCCACAAGTTCTCCATTATAACGGATTCCAGCATCAAAACCATCATTATTAGCATAATTAGTGATCCATATTGGTATGATCGTTTCAAAATCCTCTGCTGATTTCCTTTTATCAATCATTAGTAACCATTTTTTCAAATGATTTCTATTTTTATCCACTAATTGAAATAACCCCTCTTTATGGTGTTGCTATAATAACTCAATCTCTATCTCCTTATCTACTTTGTACGAAAACATTTCATGCCTCCATTTGACTTTTATTCATACATTTGAGTTCATTTCTTAATTTAATTTTGAACTTATTTACGAACGTTTTATCACTTGTTTTTTCATTAGTTAGATCGGATTCCCCTATATACAGAGCTCTCCACGGTTAATAATCATAAATCCAGATTGAGGACTTAAGTTGTCAGATTCGTGGATTGAACCAATTCTTCCATATCGATTTGCTAGAACCAACTTTTTTCACGAAAGTCATTACATTTTGAAGGAGGATTAAATGTGTTATAATCCTCCTCTCATTTGCCAATTCAATTTGTACTACATTATTACTTATTGAAATACAATCGTCTTATTTCCTTCCACAATAATGCGGTTTTCTAAATGCCATTTAACAGCTTTTACAAGGACACGACGTTCAATTTGACGACCAATTTTCTTCAGCTGTTCAGCATCATCACGATGGTCTACTCGCTCTACGTCTTGTTCAATAATAGGTCCTTCATCCAAATCATTGGTTACATAATGTGAAGTTGCGCCAATAAGCTTCACTCCACGTGCAAATGCACGTTCATATGGACCTGCTCCGATAAATGCTGGTAAGAATGAATGATGAATGTTAATAATGCGGTTTTTAAAATGATTGACAAAGTCTGGTGTTAAAATTTGCATGTATCGTGCTAAGATCAGCACATCGACCTGATATTCTTCCACTAAGCGAATTTGTTCTTTTTCCACTTGCTGGCGAATATCCTTATTAGCAGGAATGTAATAGAATGGAATGCCTAATGCCTCAACCATTGAGCGTGCTGTTTCATGATTACTAATAACAAGTGCAATATCCGTTTCTAAATCGCCATTTTGCCATTCCCATAAAAGCTCTAACAAACAATGTGTCTCCTTTGATACAAAAATTGCAGAACGTTGGCGAATATTCCGATAGTAAAAATGGTATTCCATCTGATACTCTGTGGCAATTTTTTCAAACTCTTTTTCCATTTGTTTTGCTTTTAATGGTAAGTTGTCTGAATAATATTCAATACGAATAAAAAACATACCCTTCTCTGGGTCAGTAGAAAACTGATTGGATTCGATAATATTGGCATCATATTGATGTAAAAATGTAGATAATGCCGATACAATTCCAGGTTTATCCGAACATTTTACTAACAGCCTTGCTCGATTTACATATCTATTATTTTCTAGGTTTGATTTTTCATTTTGTTCCATATTTATGGTCATTTTTACATCTCCTATATAAAATATATTCTTAATTATCAAACAATTTAGAGCGATACTCAAGTCATTTCTTCTTCAACAAATAAAATAAACATGGATATACTGTAGTATATAACCCTTTCAAGGAAAGAAGCGGTGAATATGGGAAATTCATTTCGATACGATCCTTTTCAAAATCTCCAAGAAAAAAATATGTCTTTTGAAGACGTATTTAATCATATCGTTGACTTTATGATGTTAAATCCAAGAGGTAATTATCGCTTAATTGTCGGGACAGACTCACAAGTTCATAAAGATTGCACTGTATTTATCACGGGTATTGTCATTTTACGTGAAAATAAAGGTGTGTGGGCATGTATTAGAAAAGTGATTGTACCCAGGAAAATGTTACATTTACATGAACGTATTTCACTAGAACTCTCTTTTACGGAAGAAATCGTCTCAATGTTTACGGAAGAAAAGAAAAAACAGTTAATTGATATAATCCTTCCATTTATATATGAAGGTTCATCCTTCTCAATGGAAGGGCATATTGATATTGGGGCTGGAAAACGTAACAAAACAAGAGAATTTGTAAATGAAATGGTGTCTAGAATAGAATCAATCGGTGTTGAGCCGAAGATTAAGCCAGATGCATTTGTGGCCTCCCATTATGCAAATCGGTATACAAGATAAAATACATTTTATCATTAGTGTTTTTAGAACTCAATTACCTATTATGTTTGTAATCCACCTGAGCGTAAGGTGGGTTATTTTTTTTAATCCTTCTCCCTATTAGAACAAATATTACATAGATGAATCAATTTCATAAATACTATTCTAGTCGTAAAACACGAATGCTATTTAAATATACGATCCAATAATTCGGATTACACTTCAACTATACTATTTACTGAATAGGCCGCTCCAGATGGCGCTTTCCGTGGGCGATCAGTGAGCCTCCTCGTCCGCTTACGCTACCTGCGGGGTCTCACTTGTCTCGCTTCCCCACAGGACATTGAATAAGCTTCCTTGAATTCGCACCGCACGAAGAAAATGCGAATGCATTTTCGAGGACTCGCTATCTTCCGCTCCTTAGACAATATCCTAAAAGATATTGCACAACAATTTAATCTTTTAATGTTCGTATTTTATATCAAAACTTTGAATTATGAAACTGACTCAGATAAAAATGTAAATTGAATCAATTCAATACTTTTAATTTTTCAAAAACTGGGCAATATAAAATCAATCTTACTATTGGAAAAAGGTAGCTGGATTAAAAAATAGTTATATACAAATATTCTATAGAAAAAACCTTTTTTTACTATAGAAATAAATTTTTAGGAGTAGATGAAAAATGAGCAAACCAAAAAAATTATTAAGCTTTTCCCTAACTTGTGCTTTATCTTTGGGAATTATGAGTAATATGTTTTCACCAACAATTGTTTCAGCTGCTGAGCAAAATCAAACAGCTTCAGAACATCAATCAACGCTAAATCCTAAAACACAGCAAAAAGTGGATGAAATTTTAAACAAATTAGATGCTGATTTAGCAAAAATAGGTGCGCCTGTCCCAAAGCATCACGCAAATTGCGAAGCATTTAATAAACTAGATGATCAAACAAAGGCAAAAGTGAAAGAAATTATGAAAAAAGTAAAAGATGGCTCCCTAACAAAAGAGGAAGCCGAAAAACAACTGAAAGCTCTTGGTATATCCTTTCCCAAACATCCAAAAGCAGAAATGTTTTCAAAGTTAGATGACAAAACAAAAACGAAAGTAAAAGAAATCATGAAAAAAGTAAAAGACGGATCCTTAACGAAAGAAGATGCCGAAAAACAATTGAAAGCTCTTGGTATATCCTTCCCTAAACATCCAAGAGCAGAAATGTTTTCGAAGTTAGACGATAAAACAAAGGCGAAAGTGAAAGAAATCATGAAAAACGTTAAAGACGGATCCTTAACAAAAGAAGAAGCCGAGAAACAATTGAAAGCTCTTGGTGTTTCCTTTCCAAAGCATTATGGAAAATTTAAACATTTAGATGCGGATACAAAAGCAAAAGCACAAACTTTAATCAAAGAGGCCAAATCTCAAGTGAACAAACTTGGAGCAGATTTTCCTTCAAACAAATATGGCTATTTAAATAGATAGAGGATAATACTGTACAAAAGCTCTAATTCCATGGATCAGGGATTGGAGCTTTGTGGTCTTTACAAAGCGTTTTGAGGAGGATTTCCAACATCCCTATCTTTTCTGTTGGGGCTATTCTATATTTCAAAAAACAAAAAAACTTTTAATGGCTATGGCAATAAAAAAATCATATAACCACGAAAAACTAGGCTCTGCTTAACCCCACTATATTATTAGGAGCATTTTTCCCATTAGCTCTAAAAAAATCTTTTCATTTTCGCAAAAGATCTGAAACCTTTACTTTTTTTTACTTTTTCTATAATCTTATTGAAATAGATGATTTAAAGAATTTTTGAAGAATAGAGATGAATGAAATGAAGTTGTATAGAAAGAATACTATTTTTGATATATTTATGTATATATTGTTGTCTATTTTCGGTATTAATTTGTTCGTAAAATCAGGAATAGAATTAGCTTATATAATATTATATATACTTATTATCCTATCTATTATTGGCTATAAAATAAATCAACTTCTAAAAGAAAAAAATAGTCATTAATAACAGATTGTATATTGTTTATTGGACGTTTTAAATTATTACCTATACTGGTCAAAACATTCTCTAGGATGAGTGATTTTATGATTAAAATATACATAGTTTTTTAGAAGCATTATGGTGTTAAATTTAAAAAATCCTATTGACCTGATCTTTTATTCAAAAAAAGTAAGGATAAGCTATTTGCTCATCCCTACTTCTCTTTTTCACCAAACATCTTAATCTACATTAAAATATCTATCCAAATTTTAATAGCTGTTGCAACAATTAATATTGAAAGTAACACTTGTAGTACTTTAGTGTTCATTTTCTTAGCAGCTTTTGCACCAAGTGGGGCTGCAATTGTACTTGCAATCGCTAAGATAAGCACTGGTAACCATTCGACTTGGCCCGTTGTAATTTTCCCGATAGATCCTCCAATGGAAGAAATAAAGGTGATGGCTAGACTTGATGCCACCGTCATACGCGTTGGAATTTTCAATATAACTAGCATAATAGGAACGAGTAAGAATCCCCCACCAGCACCGACTACACCTGATCCAATGCCCACAATAAGTGCTAAAATGGCTGCTAGAGGTTTGTTGAATGCTACTTTATCTTCACTTTCTGGCACTTGTTTCCTTGGTACTAGCATTAAGATAGCTGCCAAAATCGCAAATACCCCATAAACGATATTTACTTGTTCTTCGCTAAAACCACTTGAAGCAAAACTACCTATCAAACTACCTACTAATACGGAAATACCCATTGTTGCGATTAAAGAAAGATTTAAGTAGTTTCCTTTGCGAAATGCGAGTACTCCTGAAATGGAGGTCACTAATATTTCTACTGCTGTTATCCCTGAAACTTCATGGGAAGTAAAAGACGCTACTCCAAATGCTGCTGGGATGTATAAAAGCATTGGAAATTTTATAATGGCTCCACCAATTCCAAGCATTCCTGAAATAAATGAACCTATTAAGCCTATGCAAAATAGGACAATGATTAATGATAAACTCATAATTTTCCTTCCTTCAATGAAAAGGTGCTGTCCAAAAAGTTTTTAAAATCTCTTCACCATTGAAAAACAGTAATTTTTTGTGGTGCTAATCTGTTGTTAATGGCGATAAATAGGGATATTTTGCGTGTGTTGAGCCTCAACCTTCACTACATTTTAGGCTACTGAAATAGGGAAAATAGTTGGATTTTCATGATCAAACTTTTTCATGTCCACCACTAATTCTTCATCATGAAGCAAACATATGAATACTAGTAACACCTTACTACGTTTCATACGGGTACCCTCAAGCTTCACGCAAATAGCTCAGGATTACACTAGAAACGCAGATCAACTTTTAATAAAATCCAAAGAAAATTGCTCTTCTTCACAAAAAAGGGGAAGAGCAATTTTTTCACTAATGAAAGATCAATATTTCAATTATCTTTTTGGACTACTATTGATTAACCTTTTTGAATATAAAAAGTAATCACATCTGATTCTTGTGTTTGTTTTACGATTTCATGACCACAAGATTTTGCCCATGCAGGAATATCATTTAAAGAACCTTTATCTGTCACAAACACTTCTAAAATGTCACCTGTATTCAATTGATCCATTGCTTTTTTTGTTCTCACGACTGGCATTGGACAAGCAAATCCTTTTGCGTCTAAGGTTTTGGTTATATTCATATCTTATATCTTTCCTTTCTCATTTGCTATATCTATATAATATTCTTTACTTAAACTTAACGAACAGCACAACGATTTGGTCCAATTTCCATTTCGGTTTGTTCATCTTGATCTGGGGTGATTTTTCCCATATTGACTTGACGAATTTGTTGGTATGCATTTGGTTGTGGTGGAAGATTATCAGTTACAGTATGACGAAACTCTTCTTCATCCTCAATATTTAAACCATGGTTTTCTGCAAATAAATCTCCTAAACGTTTGGATACTGTTCCATCTTCATTTAATTCATCGATAATCATAAAATGTGCTGGTAACACGATTAAATCTTCTGCTAGTTCGCGATAGCGTTTGTACAAAGTAGTACGTAAATCCCCTACCCAATCTTCTGCAAGACCTGCTAGATCTGGACGACCGATTGAATCGATGAATAAGATATCACCTGTTAAAAGATATTGGTTGTCTACGATAAATGAAGTAGAACCAATTGTATGTCCTGGTGAGTACAATGCATTAACATCAATTTTTGCAAGACCAATTTGAACAGTTAAACCATCTTCAAGAGGCGTATAATCATAGACAACTTCTGTTGCATCTTTTGGTGGTAAGTAGTATGTTGCACCTACTTGCGCTGCAATATGACGTCCTCCAGAAATATGGTCTGCATGTAAGTGTGTGTCAAATACATGTTTAATTTCAACGTCTTTTTCTTTCGCAAAGTTTGTAAATACATCTGTAAAACGTACTGCATCGATCAGTGCTGCTTCACCTTCTGAAATCACCATATAAGATAGACAACCTTTACCAAGTCGAACAAATTGATATAGCTCTCCGCCATTTAAATCCGCTACTTTAATTGGTTCAAGGTACATGCTCCAAGACTTCATACCACCTTCAAGATAAGCAACATCCATGCCTTCGTCAGATAGCATTTCTGCAACCATCATTGAAGAACCTTCTTTAGCACAAACGACTAAAATTTCTTTGTCTTTTGGAAGTTGAGGTACTAACTCTTCAACACCATCTAATAATTCGAAATATGGAATGTTTAGATATTCAAATTTGTGTCCTTCAATTTTCCAATCTTCAAAAGCATCATGGTTACGAACATCTACTATAAATAACTCTTTATTTTCAATTACTTTTCTTGCAACTTGTGCTGCAGTCCATTTTGTTACTGTCATTCAAAATTACCCCCATAGGTATATTAAAATTGATTTTTTTGGTGAAGAAGTATAGACCTCTTCACCAATTACATTTACTATTCGACGCTCAATTAGAATGATAAAGATGGTGCTGCATCTTTTGCAAATTCTAAGAATGTTACAGCGCCACCCACTTCGATTCCATCAATGAAATCTTCTTTTGTAAGTCCCATTACATCCATTGTCATTTGGCAGCCGATGAATTTAACACCAAGATCTTGTGCCATTTCAACAAGTTCTGGAATAGATGGTACGTTTGCTTTTGCAAATCCTTCTGCCATCATTTCTTTGCCAGCTGGCATTGGTAAGTTTTTCATCGCTTCTTTATGAATTAAATTTAAACCTTCAAAAGTAAAGAAAATCGCTACCTCTTTATCTGATGCTGCAGCAGCAGTGGCAATATTGAATACCTTATAAGCATCGAAAAGACCACCATTTGCTGCGATAATTGCTACTTTGTTTGACATAATAAATATCCTCCCATTAAATGAATTATTAATAAGTACTCAAGAAAAATTAAATCTCTTTTTTCAAATCGCCTTTCCAAGAAGTCATTCCTGGTAAAACGTTATATACTTTTGTAAAACCTGCTTTCACCAATTTAGTAGCAGCTAAATCACTACGTTTTCCTGTTCGGCAAATTACATAAATTTCTTTTGATCGATCAAGTTCACCTAAACGTGCATCTAACTCACCCATTGGAATGGATACTGCACCTTCAATGTGACCAAAAGCATATTCAGCTGCTTCTCGCACATCTAAAATAAGACCATCACGTTTTGTAATTTCTTCAAGCTCAATAGTTGGTTCAAATGTTTTTTCAACAACTGTATCATCAGAGCATTTACGAATGTAGTGATATAACACTCCATCTTCTTCAGTTGTTCCAATATATTGATGGCCTACTGTTTCAGCCCAAGCTGCTAAGTCAGCTTTAGAACCTTTATCAGTTGCTTGAACTTCTAAAATTTGGCCATCCACTAAATCAGCCATTGCTTTTTTAGTTTTTACGATTGGCATTGGGCAAGAAAGCCCTTTTGCATCTAAGTGTTTATCTGCTTGTAACATTTAACAGCCTCCAAATACCACAAGGGGTATTAAAATTGATAAAAAAACCTATTCTACAGCGCCTTCCCATGAAAGCATTCCGCCTACCATGTTGGCCACATCATAACCTTGGCTTTCCAAAAAGGCAGTTGCTTGACCACTGCGTGCACTTGAACGACACACCATAATATAAGGTTTGTTTCGATCAAGCTCATGCATACGGAATTCTAATAAGCCAAGTGGAATATTGACAATACCAGGAATATGGCCTGATTGCACTTCTGCCACTTCACGAACATCAATTAAATTCAATTGTTCGCCAGCTTCTAAACGTTGTTGAACTTCTGTTGTTGAAATTTCTTTCATCCTTATTACCTCCTAATAAGTACTAAATATACTTAGGATACTGTTGTATGTTTAAAGTACATCATTTAATTTGCTTCATTATTAGCATTATTTTGCTATTCCGTTTAATACCTATACCTCTATAGGTATTAAATTGCTTAAAAAAATATACTTTAATAATTTTTCTATCCATCATTTAACTAAAGGAACTCAGGCATCATTTTTTAATTCTGTTCTGCGTCACCCTCCAAAACAATGAATTCATTTACATTGACTACTATATACCCCAGTAGGTATATTTGTCAACAAGAAATGGTTAATTTTTTTAATCTATTAAGATACCTATTTAACTTCTATTGCTCTTGAAGTAAATGGAGAGCCATTGATGCTGGTAGTTCGTGATTTAACAGGATTTTTAGAGACCTTATGATCAAAAAAGAAGAATAGAGGTGTGTTTTGAAAGCAATTTAATTGTTTTTTGCTGATCTCGTACTTTTTTTGCTTCACTCGTCTCTTTTTTTGCATTAGTAATCTAAAAAACTGTCACACTCCTCTTGTAATGAGAAATCGACAGTTTTTTTCTTATATTAAAAGCTATTATGATGTGAAATCATA
This window of the Rummeliibacillus pycnus genome carries:
- a CDS encoding rhodanese-like domain-containing protein translates to MKEISTTEVQQRLEAGEQLNLIDVREVAEVQSGHIPGIVNIPLGLLEFRMHELDRNKPYIMVCRSSARSGQATAFLESQGYDVANMVGGMLSWEGAVE